The genomic interval tctttttgtggCGCACGTTGCATAACTAGATTCCAGTGGAGGTGCGAATGAAAACCAAAGGTATTCAGCTTGCATCAAAATGTCTTTGTTGTAAATCAGAGGAATCATTGTTGCATGTTTTATGGGAAAGTCTGGTTGCACAACAGGTTTggaaatttttctcaaaattcttCCAAATCTATGTTCACAAtccttaaaatattttgcaaatcCTGAATTCTTGGTACTACTCAAGTGATTTTGCTAAACCGGGACATATTAGAACATTAATACCTTTGTTTATTTTCTGGTTCTTATGGGTTGAAAGGAATGATGCAAAGCACAGGGACCTAGGCATGTATCCTGATAGAATTATTTGGCGAATTATGAAAATGTTGAGACAGCTATTTCAAGGTGGTTTATTGTGTAAATGGCAGTGGAAAGGGGATCTTGACATTGCTATACATTGGGGATTTAATTTTGCACAGGAGAGACAGGCTCGACCAAAAATTATTCATTAGATTAAACCATTGATAGGTGAACTTAAGTTTAATGTTGATGGTAGTTCTAAAGACGAGTTTCAAAATGCTGCTGGTGGAGGTGTATTGAGAGACCATACAGGTAATCTTATTTTTGGGTTCTTAGAAAACTTTGGTTATCAGAATTCATTGCAGGCAGAATTATTGGCTCTCCACAAAGGACTTTGTTTATGTATGGAATATAATGTGTCACGAGTATGGATAGAGATGGATGCCCAGGTGGTTATACAAATGATATAGAATAATCATAAAGGCTCTTACAAAATTCGATATTTGTTAGAGTCTATTAGAAAATGCTTGCAGGTCATCTCTATTCGCATATCTCATATCCACAGGGAAGGAAATCAAGCTGCTGATTTTTTATCGAAATGCGATCACACTCATCAAAATCTCCATGTCTTCACAGAAGCACAAGGTGAACTCCGAGGTATCTTGCGATTAGACAAAACAGATTTACCTTATgttagatttaaataaatgtaaaggagtagtactcctaatttattttaaatgtttttatttctttatccatTTAGGGTCTTGTAACTTGGCAGAGTTTCGATTTTATGATTACACTCACAAATATGCACATAAATTGAAACTTTCCATTCTAGgtgcttttcaaaattttactcGTTCTCATGTACTTCTGGAGGTTAGGTTTATGTCCCCCTCCCTAATGTACTTAATTTTTcctattattaataaaataaatacagGGTAGCTGGGCGTTGCGAGAATTTccagtttaaaaaaaaaaaacccctaaAACCCCTAAACCCCTAACTTTTAGTCTGTCCGAATCTGCGCCCCACTCATCCTCCTNtcagatttttctttttcaagcaCCATTCCTCCACCTTCTTCTAACCCCGTAGGCTTCCCCATATCATCGGGTCTGAGGGATTGCGGCTTAGAAGCCTTTTCCTTGCTCGTGATCTGTAGCTTCCCAGATCTAGGAGGCTTGGGCTTATTACCTAGCATTATGCAGTCGACGTTTTTGTGCCCTACATGGCAGCAATGGTAACAATAATTTGGCATAGGCGAGAACTCCACCTTCTGTGAATACCCTTTAGTCATCGTACCTGTTTCTCGATTCTGTATTACAATCCAGATCTGTTCCACGGGGGGCTTCCTACAATCGTACTCAACACAAACTCTCGCCACACTTGGTCGAGAGCCTTTGGCAGTAGCTTCATCAACAAATAACGGTTTCCCGACAATCTTGGCAATTAGAAGCAACGTCGATTTCTCATATAAGTGCGCCTTCAGATTAGGGAAAGAGATCCACATAGGCACTACCGGGGATTCCTTCTCTGCTTCGAACTCTGGAGACCATTTGAAGACTCGCATTTTCTGATTAGCAATAAACCATTGCTGTTTTGTCTAGATCCGGTTAAAGTCTTGCTCGTTCGATAGGTGAATAAGGACATGTTTATAGTCCAGCCACCGAATCTCATATGCCCCTACCAGTCCGATCCCTCTAAACGCAGATCTGATATCTACCAGTTTTGGCATGCGAGAAAACTTTCCAACAAGAGAAAGTAGGAATTGCTGTGCTAGGGTTCGTatttcatcttaaaaaaaTGCAGTGGTTGGTCGATCCTTGTATACCACTAGATCTCGGTTAATGGGAATCACAGGGGGCTTTTCCCCGATCGCGATAGAGAGAAAAGACTTTCTGTGAAATCTAGGTGATGTTGGCGCTTGTGTTTGGCTTGAAGCACCTTGTTGGGCACCATGCACGACTTGCGGCAGAAGTGTTTTCTCCACTGTAATGCTTGGGTTTGCCGTCGGTTGCCTTAGGGAGGGTGTAACAACCGGCGGTGGTAGGTTTGGTGGGTCTGGCGGCCGGCCAGCCCCCATTCTTTGTAGTTGGGGAAGGGGGGGAAAGTGCGAAAGGTTGAGAGCAttttccactttttttttcctcaagCGTGGTGGTTTTGGtttggtttagggtttagggttaaGGGCTTAGGGTTTTAGGGGTTGGGGTTTAGGGGTTAGGGGTTTAGAggttagggtttagggttcaggatttagggtttttttttatgctgaaAATTCACGCAGGGCCCAACTAccatgttaaattttattaataacgAAATAAAGGTACAAATGAGGGGGGCATAAATCGTACCTCAAAGTTACATGATTATAAGTAAAGTTCATAGCAACACCTAGAGTAAGGAAAACTATTTTACGTGCATATGTTTTGATGCTACAGTAAAACAGATGTTCCTTATTATTACATGGAAACAATAGACtagaatgaaatttaaaacagaaaatgtaaaaaagaaaagcaccTAGGATGAAGTGTTTCATTTTGTGACGATATTTTTTAACTATCgtcataaaattgaaacatgtCCATTTTACAAAATTCTATTAGAGTAACTAAGCAGGAAAAATAAACTAGGAGTACTACTCCTTTACATTCATTAAAAATGAACATAAGGTAAATTAACTCTATCTAATCCGAGAATACCTCTGAGCTGATCTTCTGCTTGTGAGAATACCTTCAAATTTTGATGCGTATGCCTTTGATTCGCGATATGGTCTGCTGCCTGGTTTCCCTCTCTATGGATGTGCTAAATCCGAAAAGAGATACTACTTAAGGATCTACGAATAGAGGCAAGCAAGTACCGAGTCCTAGAAGATCCCTGATGACCCTCATTAATCATGTGTACCACTACTTTCGCATCCATTTCTATCCAAAGTCTAGAAACACTATATTCAGTACACAACAATAAATCCCTGTGCAGAGCCATCAATTCTGCTTATAAAGAATCACACGATCCAAAATTTCGGAGAAACCAAAGATCAAAGTACCAGTATGATCGCGAAGAAGTCCTCCTCCAGTAGCATTCTGAAAATTGTGCTTTGAACTATCATCAACATTTAACTTAAACTCACCTGTTGATGGTTGATGCCAAGAGAATATTCTTGGTGGATGTGGGACTGCCTGCTGAAATATTAGACCCCATGTTTGAGTAATTTGAAGATCTCCCCTCCATCGCCACCGCTGGAATTGTCTCCCATGAAATAGTTGGTGGATGAGTTTGAGTACTCTCCACACCACTCTATTAGGATACATACCAAGGTTCCTATGTTTTGCATCGTTCCTTTCAACCCATAAGAaccaaaaaatgaataaaggcATTAACGTGCGTATGTGTCCTCTTTTCGTATAATCTCTGGAGTACAGCCATGCCGACATAATCTGATTAACAGTCTGGGGATGAATAATGTTGATTTGGAAGAATTTCGTGAAATAAATCCAAACCTGTACGACAATTGGGCATTCCCACATGACATGCAAGAGAGACTCCTCTGAATTGCAATGTTGACATTTAGAAGCTAACTAGAAACCCTTGGTTTTCAATCGCAAATCAACTTGGATCCAGTCCTGTAATAACCTccaaaagaataaagagaTAGTTAGAGGAATGCTTTTATGccaaattaaatcaaacaCGGGGTTTACCGACTGGCATTGACGAACTATTGCCTATCTGAGGTAAGCACCCAAAATGCCCTATCATCATTAAGAGGATCAATCGGAATGTTTAGAATTTCCACCACCACTTCCTTCGACAGCACATTGTTCAGCTTATCCACGTTCCATGTACCATCATCATAAAAATGGGAAACTCTCGTCATCAATGATGCAAATATTGGAAAACGATCGACCGAGGGGGTATCACCCATCCAATAATCATGCCAAAAGAATAACTCTCCCTTACCAATCCGCCACCTAATGTAATTCTCTGCGGTTGAACAGCTGGCAAGCATTCGTTTCCATGTTTGTGAATCATGGAGTTTCGGCTGGACGTACCTTAAAATTTAGGCCGTACAATATTTAGTCCGCATAAATCGCGTCCAAATGCTGTTACAGGATACAAACCTCCACCAAAGCTTCATGCTAAAAGCCTCAAACACATCACCTAAGCATGAAGCTTAGGTGAGGGAGGATTAGACATCCGAGGCTTGGGGTTTGGGGTTCAGGGTTCGGGTTTAGGagttagggtttagggtttagggtttaggggcTAAGATTTAGGGGTTAGGGGTTAGGGTTAAGGGTTAAGGTTTAGGGGTTAGGGGTTAGgggttagggttagggtttagGGATTAGGGGTTAGGGTTAGGGGTTAGGGTGTAGAGTGTAGGGTTGAGGGTTGAGGGTTAAGGGTTTAGGGGTTAGGGGTTAGGGGTTAGGGGTTTAGGgttaagggtttttttttatactggAAATTCACGCAGGGCGCAGCTAtcctgttaaattttattaataacgTTAAAAAGGTACAAAAGAGGGGGGCATATACCGTACCTCCAAGTTACATGAGCATGAGATTGATTTGTAAAAACACCTAGAGTAAGAAAATCTATCGTACGTGCATAACTTTTGATGCTACCGAAAGATAGATATTTTTTACTGTAACATTGAAGCACTattctaaaataaaacataaaccGTAAAATGTAGAAAAGCAAAGTACCTAGAATGGAGTGTTCCATTTTATGACCAAATTTTAGTCTATCGTCATAAAATTGGAACACTTCCATATTACAAAATTCTATGTAAAAGCCATAAATATAAATGAGGAGTACTACTCCTTTACATTCCTTGAAAACGAACATAAGGTAAATTCAATCTATCTAATTTAAGCATACCATGTAGCTGACCTTGTGCTTCTGTGAATACacaaagattttgatgattgtGTCCTTTATTTGACAGAAAATCTGCTGCTTGGTTGCCTCTCGAAAGGTGTGTGAAATTCGATAGGAGAAGCTGCTCAAGCACATCCTTATGGACTCCAATAGATACCTTATGTCATGGGACCCTTTTTGGGAAAGCTGAATTAATTGAATCGCCACCAATGCATCCATTTCAATCCAAAGCTTCTCTATATGACGCTCTTTGCACAATAGAAGTCCACGAAGTAAAGCTTGCAGTTCAGCCTGCAAGGAATTACAAAGGCCGATGTTCTCGGAGAAGCCAAAGATCAGCTTGCCTATATGGTCTTGAAGCACTCCTCCACTAGCTACGTGCGGACCATTTTGAGAGCTACCATCCACATTCAACTTATATTCACCTATGGATGGTTTTTTCCAATAAATAATTTGGGGAGGAGCATGCTGTttaagagggaaagaaagtCCCAACATTGCCGCTATATCTGTGTCTCCTTTCCATTGCCATTGTTGTAGCAAGGAGCCATCATATAACTGTCTGCACAGCTTCATGATTCGCCATGTGACTCGATCTGGATGCAACCCTGAGTGCCTGTGCTATGGATCATTCTTTTCTAACCATAAAAaccaacaaataaaatttggaAGCAAAACCCAAAAATGGCCCTTTCTGACATAATCACCAGAGGAATACCATGCCCATATAATTTGAGAAACATGTTGGGGATTCCAAATAtagatttgaaagaattttgcaAAGAAATTCCAAACCTGTTTCGCTACCGGATTTTCCCATAGGACATGAATTAAGGACTCTTCAGAGTTGCAGTAAACACACTTAGAAGCCAAATGAATACCTTTTTCCTTCATTCGAAGCTCAACTGGGATCCAATTGTGTAAAGtcttccaaaagaaaaaggaaattgataAAGGTATGCTTCTATGCCAGATGAATGAGCATAATGCATTGGACGCTTGCCGTTGTCTGACCGTTTCCCAAGCACTCATAGTGGAAAAATCCCCGTTCGAAGTGAAAGTCCAGTACGCAACATCCTCCTGGGACTTATCAAAAGGGACCTGCAATATCTCATCGACTAAAACCATAGGCAGAAATGATTTCAGTTTGTCCACATCCCAAGTATCCCcattataaaaatgattaacaTGTGACATGTCATTCTGAAATTCAGGAAATGAAGCAGCCAGAGGTTTATCTCCCATCCAACAGTCATGCCAGAAAAAAAGGTCccttttacttgttttccATCGAATATTTTGCAAAGCCATTTCTCGACCACTGATCATCCATTTCCAAACATGGGAATCATGAAGCTTTGGTTGAATATGGTGGGGTATTCGGCCAAGGCAATATTTAGTTCTCAGAAATTGTGTCCATAAACTTTTACCTGTTTAGAATCTCCACCATAATTTCAATGTGAATGCCGCACAAACATCTTCCAATTTTTGGATGCCAAGTCCCCCTTCTGAACATGGAAAAGAGATTTTTGCCCATTCCGCCCAAtgcattttcttgttttcaacTAAGTCACCCCATAGGAAACTATTGAACAGTCTATCAATTCTCTCAATTACTGTCACGGGTGGTTTAAGGATTTGTAGCAAGTACATCGGAAGAGAGGAAAGAACACTTCTTAACAATGTAATACGACCTCCTGGTGATAAAATCTTATTCTCCCAGCCTGAAATACGATCtcgaatttttgaaattaaagaataaaaaaggagTACCTTTTTTGGTCCTTTATGCAGTGGAGCTCCGAGGTAGGTGACAGGGAGTGTTTTGTGCTGAAATCCAGTTGTATGAGAGATGATTTGCCTCATAGAGAGCGGACAACCATTAGCTGTGATAAAATAGCTTTTCTGATGATTAACTTTTTGACTGGACACCTGTTCATATTCCTgtaaaaaactcaaaattttttgcaaGGCTGAACGACCTCCATTAGTGAATATAACTATATCATCAGCAAAAGGAAAGGTGGCTAATAGGCATCTGGCAACCTGATAAATATTGCAAGGAACTATAACAGCTAAACAAATGATTCAGTCCTCGGGATAAATAGTCAGCAGCCAAAATGAATAGCATTGGGGAAATGGAGTCACCTTGTCGCAGTCCCCTCTCTGATTTGAAATAACCCACCAAGGAGCCATTGATCAGTAAGGCGAACCAGCAGTTAGAAATGCAAGATTTTATCATGTTTATCCAATGAGCATTGAAGCCAAAGTGTTCCATCATTAAGTATAGGAAATCCCAATTCAAGCGGTCATAAGCTTTGGCCATATCAAGTTTAAGAACCACATTACCTCCCCTCGACTTGGCATCAATCTTACCAATGAGTTCCTGAGCTAGCAAGATGTTGTCACTGATAAGGCGACCATTGACAAAACCACtctgattttttgaaatgatgGATGGCAGAATTTTGGATAGACGGTTCACCAAGAGTTTAGTTACTATCTTATTTAAGATAGTACATAAACTAATTGGACGGTACTCGCTTCAGTGGCAGGCATTTAGCTTTTTAGGTAGCAGTACTAATGTTGTGGAAGTGATGGCACATGGGAGAGGAGACCCTCGAAAAAAATCCAGCACTGCATTGAGAAGGTCATGTTTGATGATATCCCAACAATATTGGTaaaataaagatgaaaaacCATCCGAGCCTGCCACACTATCCTTG from Theobroma cacao cultivar B97-61/B2 chromosome 5, Criollo_cocoa_genome_V2, whole genome shotgun sequence carries:
- the LOC108662052 gene encoding uncharacterized protein LOC108662052, with the protein product MRVFKWSPEFEAEKESPVVPMWISFPNLKAHLYEKSTLLLIAKIVGKPLFVDEATAKGSRPSVARVCVEYDCRKPPVEQIWIVIQNRETGTMTKGYSQKVEFSPMPNYCYHCCHVGHKNVDCIMLGNKPKPPRSGKLQITSKEKASKPQSLRPDDMGKPTGLEEGGGMVLEKEKSXRRMSGAQIRTD